Part of the Benincasa hispida cultivar B227 chromosome 11, ASM972705v1, whole genome shotgun sequence genome, aatgtataagatacattattttggaggaaattagatataaatatgatttatatcaagtagagaaaaaaatactatagtagatatatgatatcaaactataggatataaattatatttattaattaaattaattgattaattatttaataataaaccAATTAATTCACGTTTGAATGTGGGAACATGGGGCCATGAAGGTTAAGGTAACCGGCGAgttaaagtttgaaaattgttttcattttgaagaaATAATTCAGTCGTGCATTTTTTATCACCCGCGCCCTAAAAAGAATTCCTGAAagagcgatcgcgagagcctatacgatagaatctcattcatctaaacgatcatctagttcacacgttctctaaacgatcgtatacctctttcctaaacgatcgtccagtttttcctaaacgatcgtgtagctctactatacgataagcgtctccgctatacgatagcagagttcttCTCGCCCGAGCTTATCATCTACACAAAGTCTTCTCTTCCGTCCtgtaccaaactcaccagagcccactctttgggtttttgacgtcGAGGATACTTTGGTTTCCCTTGCGGTGGTGTTTTTCTCATGGCCTTGTTTGTGTACGTTCAGATCGTGCAGTAACAGTCGATAGACTcgccgggtgctggtagatcagTGGGAGTTTTCCACGGCTGTGGGTTCACACATACGAAGACCGTCTTCCTTTGGTATGAACCTCTTTTCCCTAcattttattgtattctgagcatgtcgTAGATGGAtttaatttgcataactgttagtatggaatgtatatcgtttatttttttgtcactgtgaaatcgaagCGATCTAAGCTTGCTCATGAAACTctcagtatgagatccttcactaAATACCATCATACCTTATGTATTActgcttagataccttctctaagtccttcagtatcgattttgatctctaaaatttcttttaCTGAATCATTTAAGCTTAAAACATAATAACATGAGCTAAGTTCAACATTCAAGCTCAATACATAACTACCAACATATACCTCATGTTCTTGAAATAATTTCTAACTAAAACATGCTATAGAGCTTTACTTTGAAGAATTAATATGTGTTTAAAAATATCATACTTCATGACTCTTAAACTAGCATGCGTTGGAATCATACATATGCTTGGAAAACCCTTTGTAAATAACTTAGCAAGAGATAAAACTTTCATTTGAAACGTGAATTTCAAAAACATCATAAACACTTAGTCACTCATGGCTTTTGGCAACTTGTTAGTGGATGATAAGCTTCCCCTATTGGTGTGAACCTTGTGGACAAAACATTATACTTTAGCTATTGGAAAAGGTCTTCCATTTGAGActaactttcataaataaactTATGATCTTCTTAGTAAAGGACTTTACCTCCCACATACAACCCTAACGAACACCAAGGCTTCCTTCAGCTCGCACGCACGCATCCAATCACGAGCTACAAACTTCTTCaactcaagcagctgcctgcttgttcaaagAATTCTAGATTCAACTTTCTTGttaaataactcatttttcAGAGCTTTTCTCAataaacttccttctacaaacttgctaAAAAAATGTCTCAAATTTTAGCTTAGAATTAAGCATAGTTTGGCTAGAAACCTCAAAACTTTAGCACTGGCCTTGGATTACTCGAGAGCTCGACCATCTTGcactttctttaaatttttagcaAGTTCCTATTGGTTTCTTCTTCTGGCAACCTTCTACCATCAACTAGACTCCTTCAGCTTTCAGATAGCTTTGAAATCTTCTCAAATACTCAAGTGGTTTGCTCAAAACAGACCTTTGAAAtcagcttttctcttttatactTACATCTGCCAGCTATGCATCCTTAATAGGCTGCCACATCAGCCACTTAGTGGGTTGATCCCACTAAACCAACACAGCTGGATTCCTTAAATGGTGATTAAGGTTGATCACCTTCCCTTACTATCAATGCAAGCCTTGCCTTTATCTAGCTTCAATGCACCACAACCTTCACACGCATGCCAACCTCAACACATGTCTCCAATGCTTGTGCCATCTCATGCCTTATTCAACACCTTTGCTTAAAGCTGACGCCTTGGCCTTTTGGCCTTCAACATAAACACATCACTTGGCTTTTAATCTTGCAAGTCTGACCAATGTAACCCCACATCATCGCATGCCAAGCCTTTGATCATCGTATCACGTCTAGCTTGCACCTAGGCCAACGCCTTGTCATGCCGCTCAAGGCCTTACCTTGTTGCACGCCCACATCGCATGCTAACCTCTAAGGCACCTTGTCAATGTGTACTACCTTAAAGGCATAAGCTCACGACCATCGCTTATCTCTTGAACGCATGCACTAGTTCATCGCCTAGTCCTTGCGCCAACACCTAGACAAGCACCTTGCCTTGCATCTTCCATTGACAACGCCTAGCACATTCTTGCCGCATACTCACTAACCTCTCATGCCCTTGGCTGTCGTACACCTTGTCAACGCAAAGGTCACATGCGCCCAACAAGACCACCTTAGTGTGCACAACTCCAACGCCTAGCTCCCACACACTCGGCCACACTTAACCACCACAAGAGCTCGTCTAACCTCTTAGAGCAAGATCAATGCATAAGGCCACTCTATGGCAACACTAAGCCAATGTTTTCCCTTGCTAAGCTAACTCAAAATTCATCCGAGAGCCATGCTTCACAACTTAacctttccttcttttcttccttattCCTCACCCAATTTTCCCTACAATTTGACATTAACTCATAAGTtaacccatataacgaacaaACACATCAATGAACATATTCAAGTAGGGAAAGTAGGGTTCGGGGTGAAGaatctcttattcaagagagCCATTGAGTGGAAGCAAAATCGTTCCAAAAaaccattgtgaaagaataaaacatttgcaaacATACAATTATagttaaaattacaacatgctttcaattAAAACAAAGGGAATCGGGtggcatacctttgaagaactcttcttcaagtattctCTCGATCTACACCAGTTGCGCGTCCCAGTAAACTCGATCACGAGCACAAATGCAACGAACAACCCGTGCAACTCACGAACTGATAGATTCTCGAACTTAATGGAGTAAGACTCAATCCTCGTCCCTCAAATAGCAACActtgacactaccactcggttgccttggtattctcgatgtgagaatgtaggaggtgtgggctttttgtggatttggtagagggaaggaggaagtatacgatcgagttaaatgatcgagtaagtgggagaaaagcttaagtctatcatatagactgggtactcgatcgtttagtaaatgagaAGCTGTCGTCTAGTAAACTTGCTCGTTGTTCACTCTCTCAAAGGCTATTGTATAGCTCTTTCTTTTTCACTTGATCAAATGTTGCGAttcttaaaaatgaaaactcttttcacttttatccatcagttatcaAAACTGATAGTAACTTCCCACTTGCGATGATTAAAGGAGAGAATAACCAACCAAACAATTTTCTCATAATGGTTTttattctaaatatatataataactaatttatcatattatatttataacctatagttttaatatcacattatatgtaatatttaaaccatagttcttttctcccttatttaatataaatcatatttatatcaattcctccaattaatgtatctaatacatcaaataaattatatcacatataattgaaccaatttaattatatcatatataatcaaattcactcttgttaatttgaacactttaaactaacccaaaaattgattctcaacttgaatccattgagctatcaaggggaccttatggacctgcaacttaaagctccaacagtacgtgaataacttactaaactctttaaccatgatatccaacattcgttaactgccatgcattccaataaagaccgacaattgcactcttcgtactacaaatatatttctgtgttcattggatataaccaatcaacaatacgatgacccttcacaaatcgctcgtaagtacagttggaccaatttaccattttgcctctgtaattacatctaactctttaagtaccactaaatcctctagtgaacaataaatcatagtcctactatgagtgaacacttctcgggccatgagaaggtgtggcgccaagCCTCAGAATCTgccccttaagggagcaatctatctacttatctctgcttcAGGAAAGAGTGAaatccgtcttgtgtagttgagttcccagctcctcaatcagacgaatccttgaagtagtaggtttgagtcggcaatctggccactcacacccatgcgagtcaaaggaccgccctcataagcaggagttcccaactcactcaggattaagatcatgttacctatgatcatcctagtgaaatgaaagtctctgtcatgaacagcgttatataacgagactaagcatttcgatgtttggtcttatacaaactcatttgtataagatacccccgctcgcatgtcttcacatgaatgatcaggatcatactatttgtagcactttacaacacttgtaatatctacaaagcgggttgtattcgtagtgtcaccaggataaggtttccctcctttatccatatactacagaccatttaggttatcacttaaggcatcatccacttgtatatctccacatacatgcttaagttacaatgaaaactagagatcttagtttattggtttgtggttaatgcaactaaaatatctcatattttatagacaacaatgaagaaaatatctcatattattacatcacaaatgtttgttcatacacgtgtttacaaactacaggaccctacaagatttatgGTATCAACCCCAATACAGGGTTCACAATAAAACCTAACACTTTGCTCATAACACTAAGGGCATACCATTTTATACCCCTAACTTTAGATGTTGTaccaatttaaaccctaaactaataattgtatcaatttaaatcctgaacTTTGGGGATTGTATCAACTTAAATCCCAAACTAATAATCGTGTCAATTTAGATCctgaacttttataagtgtatcaatttaaaccctgaactttcattattgtatcaacttaaaccctccattatgttttatttggatacatttatgaaagttcaggatttaaattgatatatttatgaaagctcagggtttaaattgatatacttcagggtttaaattaatataaatcccaaaattcagagtttaaattaatacaacctccaaagtttaagatttaaattgatataattcttagtttagggtttaaattgatacaatcttcAAAGTTTAAGAGTATACATTGATATTTAAGTTAgtttaatttgatgaaattgatGATTTGAACTTTGTTCATATCACCAATTTaagttagtttaatttaatgAGATTGATAATTTAGGATAAAATTGATACCATCTGTACCATAGTCGAAATGGAAAATTATATTAGGAAGGAGTcaatatataaacaaatatttatGATGCCAAAGTGAACTTAACTCAGTAGTAATTGAAATTGTCTGTAATTGAAAAACAAGTGATGGTATGGTCAAATTcgctattatatatataatatatatatatatatatatatataaatgtttcagaatagatataaatatagatTACAGTCGAATTAACTTTTGTATGATTGAAGGCATTGCAgatgaacaaaaataaataaaaagaagaatcCTAGTAATCAAAGATCTAGATGCTAATATTCACTACTCCAGTAACATGCCAATTGACAATCCGACAATATGAGAATGATGTTTGAATGCATAACCAACATCTGGAAATGCATTCATGAAAAAAAATCCTGAACTGCATAAAATAGTTACAATTCTACAAGTTTCCATCTCCTTATAACCAAAGGAGTTGAGGGGAAGGAGAGTCTTTCCTGGAAAGGAAAAACATTTCTATTTGGGCTCCACTTTTGTCGAAAGAGTGTATCCACCACTGTAATCAAAAGAATTGCTGTCATTAGCATCCTTTTTTGGTATAGGATCATTATAGGGATGCCTAGGAGCGGTTTTGGAAGCCCCAAACTCAGTGGCAGACGAGGATGCAGATGTTGTGTTCGTATTAATTCCATCATTCTGCAAAATACTCTCAATTGCCTTGACCACTTCACTCATTGTGGGACGCTCTACAGCTGATTCTTCAACGCATTGCATGGCCAACTCCAAGAACCTTCCAAGCCCAATAATGTTCGTGgtattgtttattatggttacaTCCATTATCTGCTTCAGACCATAATATTCTTCTTCACTTTTATTCATCAACATACGCACCTCACGAACTACATACTTTCCTTTCTCGATAGGCAGCTTAGCCGTCAATAATTCCAACATCACGACTCCAAAGCTATATACATCACTTTTTTCTGTCAGTTGTTGAGTCATGTAGTATTCAGGATCCAAATAACCCTACAAATGAATGTCATGAGCAATCAATTACAAGGAGAGAACATATACTAGTGATCACCATAACAAGGAGAGAACATAAAATAACGTCTCATGTAAAAGACTATATACTAATGACCACTAAAGATGAGTTCGAGTTGACTGTAGAGTTTCGGCATTTCACAAAGTTCCTCTTATTCCATAATATGATTGGACATTCAAGGTTATTTAGTTATATTCTTAATGATCTAAATTGCTTGAACAGATTTTCCTTCAACTACAAGAAGTTCTTATTTTTAACTGAAGGAACAAAAGTTTTTTAGCGGACCATTATTTGCCTGTATGTGCCATGCCAAcctcaatattttaattttctaagtATCCCAATATTTCTCATCCCCTATGCTCTATTACCATAAATAATTTATGGTAGAATGCTCGACTGAAATGTTGATACAACAAAAAACATGATGCTTAGGCCATGTTTGGGATTCAGTTTGAAATGGTTAAATACATTTTTGTCAAATTCAAAACCACTCCAAAACATGTATTTgatcattcaaaataaatttaatgttttagagtagttttaaaattgaggaaagtaattttaaccattttaaaattactccTAAATATCTCTTTAAACTACTTACCAATGTTCCTTTAACTTGAGTAGAAACGTGTCCCTTTTCGCTGTCTGAGACAAGCTTGGATAAGCCAAAATCTGCAACTTTTGCATTTAAATGTTCATCCAATAGAATATTGGTGGACTTAACGTCTCTATGGATTATGGGAGGATTAGCAAGTTCATGCAAGTACGTCAATCCTCTGGCAGACCCAAGCGCAATAcgaagtcttctcttccaatcAAGATTGATACCAGATTTTCCTTAATTCAATGTAGCACTAACAAATTAAGGCAATCATCCTTGGCCAAAAGGTATAAGGTGTGTAATCAAAATTTTCAGTGAAAATTGAGACTTCTCAAAGATCAAGTGGTGAAAACAAAACCTCAATAAGAACATAAAAGATTACACAAGGGGAAGACTTTCCACCTTGCACAATTTTGCCCCAACCAGATACAATCAAATGTAAGAAACATCATTAAACTTGGGGTGGATAGAGGTCCTTAATGAGATATTATATCAAACTAAAATTTACATCACCGATTCTTTTTAATCTATTGTCAATATTATCGTCTACATTAGAGTTCAACCATAAATTCAAATGAAAGCAAAGATCTTATCTACCATAAAAGCCTTTCCCTCTAACAAAAGATACAAATTATATTGTTTTGTATTATAACTTCGTTTACATAGCTAAACATGGAAACACATATTTATACAACCTTGAGTTCTTTTTAAATACCTTGAGAATCTACGTTAGTTCTAGCTAACTAATCTTGAGGACATGTTTTACCCTATAATATTTGTCTTCATTAGTTAAAGATAGCAGTGAAAAGTCTAGAACCTAATATACCTATCTTCATTTTCAGGTCACTTTTCTGACATAAGATTGTTAAACACCCCAAAGTGTCTGAAGAAACTTACCAGATAGGCTATCCCTCAGTGTTCCATTAGGCATAAATTCATAAACAAGCATCTGTTCTCCTTGTTCAAAACAAAATCCCACGAGGCCAAGAAGGTTCTTGTGATGAACTCGTGAAAGCAGTTCGATTTCCGTCTTGAACTCAAGACCACCCTGCATTGATCCTTGCTGAGCTCTTTTGATCGCAACTGCCTGTCCATCCACAAGCATTCCTCTATATACCTACCAAGGATGATGAGAGTGATAATACAACTCTGAAGCAGAttgtagaagaaaaagaaaaacaagaaaggaCGAttaggaaagcagtaaaaatcatttgTACATTTACCTTGCCATATCCTCCAGATCCTACCTCATTGCTCATGGAGAAATTATTTGTGCATTTTTTAAGTTCATCATAAGAAAACCATCGGGCTCCCTTCAATTGTGGTGCACCTCCACTATCATTGCCACTTGGTGCCCAAGAAGCTGGAGGAGATACAAGATTAGTGTTATTCGGTCAATATTTAATATCATAGGTCAACCAACAACCACATGGAGTACACCCTATGGTGGTAAAAGCAACAATGATTAACATCATTTACCAAATGGCCGACTCAACCCGATGGCTTTTTCTGCACGTTTCTTTTGCCGAATTGCATATATTCCAACTCCAATGAGGCCTAGAACGAGGAAGGCACAACCAATAGCTACCCCAATTATCACTCTAGGGCTGATTGAAGTTCCCCCAGCCGTGCCTTGAAGCATTAATGCTTTTAGGATCAGTTCATCATCTTTATGATAAGTCATAACAGCTAAGTAACATTTTAATGTAAAATCATAATTAAGATTACCTGCAAAACCGTAGGGAgatgcgatgaaataaaatgGCCCAAATTCTCGTGGAGGTTTGTAGGTTTGATTACTCAAGTCAAACCCAATCCTCTGAATATCTGACCTGTTAAAATATTTTCCGTCTGGTGGAAAAAGTGCAAGTTGCATCTGAAGATAATCATCAACATTGAAGAAAGGGTTTTGAATAAAAACTGAACCAGGCGTAAGGTCTAGTTTTTTCCAAAGGCTCATTTCCAATGAATGAAACAATGTCACATTGGACAATTCCCTGAACGAGGGTGCTCTAAAGTATAAAGTCCCTTCAAATGGATAGGCACATTCACAACTCTGAGGACTTAACTTCTCATCTGGAGGACATGACTTACTTAAACAGCTGGCAAGGCTGGTAGAATAGGGTTTCACCAGTTGATTTTGAACTTGGCAGTAGTTCGTATTTGAGAGGGTAGCATCAGTGCCACACACAGGATTCCCTATAAGCCTAAAACAAGTAACACTCATATGAATGGATAAAGGTAAGCgcaaagaataaaatgaaatccaaCTTTGTGAAAAATGGCAAGGATTTCTCTCACATCAAAGTTTTGGTATATCTTGAACCAAGGGTAAAATGggaaatattgttattttgcaAATCAACGAGCTGCAACTGTTCTCTGACATTGTCACCCATATCAAGCGTGTCACTAAATGCATTATTCTTCAGTTTTCTGAaacgattttaaaaaatattaaattggcattattatttttgcaattCATAATTCCAAGTCAAAAtagtttaattgatataatgtttgTACTATCAATCTCATAGTCAGAAATTCGATTCCTCCACTCCATACATtctcaaaaacaaaacaaaacaaaactcttttatatttaaatcaacgcTTACATTTGTTGTATTTGTGGTAAGCTAAATACTCCTTGTGGCACAGATCCTCGCATTGACCCAAATTCAACGACCCTGGAACCACGTTAGAACAAACACAGACCAGTAGATGTCAGACATTTCAATAACTTCTCAAATTTCTCACTTATCAAAATTGTCAGAAAAGATTCAACAAACTTTAAAGGGGATGTAAGGACTTACAGAGTGGTGAGAGATTGTAGATTTGAGAACCATTCTGGAGCTTCCGATGAATCAAATGAGTTGTTACTAAGGTCCCTGTAAAGACACAATGCATTGACGAAAATTTACTTTAAATGAACTAGTATAAGTAATAAGATAATAAGGGAAATGATTGTTCCTTATGCTTACACGTAATTTAGTGAGCTCATTAGAGTTAAGTTTGGCAGTGGACCCGTCAACTTATTGTTGGCTAAATTCCTGAAAGAAGTACAGAATAgtagagatggaaaataaaattgatttactaCTCAGAAAATAACACAAGTGCAACATTAACGTAATCTTTAGAAGAGTACCCACAATTCATTGATATTTGTTAGGTTGTTCAGATTTGATGGGACAGTTCCTGTCAGAGAATTCCGATCAAGTCGACTGTACGTATTTGAACAACTTCAGTAAGTTGTAGAGATAAAATGTTGTGAGAAGAAATTCAGTATACTAAATGTAAAGTAACTTGTACTCACAGAACCTCAAGGGTCTTAACAAGTCCCAGTGTTGGTGGGATATTCCCAGAAAATTTATTTCCATCAAATAATCTGATGAAAGAAATTGAGTAAGCTTTGGGACAAAATCATTATGGAAAAtgagattggattgatatccaCTTACATATGTATCAATACCATTTCAGAGCTAAATAGTTTAGGTGAAATGGAACCCGACAACTGGTTTTTGTTGAAATGACTGCAATGCACAGAGTAAACTGTAATTCTGAAGTACTAGGGGTATGGAAACATCTAGTTTTGTAGATATATGTTCTTTTTGGTTCACACAAGATTGGGTTTCTTGGAAAAAAGAATACTCACAAGTGTTTAGCCTTCAGAAGGAGGTCCAAACCCGGAGATTCGGAAGTCGAGACTGGGAGACTACCTGTCAATTGATTATCTGCCAGGTCCAGCCAATAGAGATTGGAGAGTTTTCCCAGAGATGGCGGTATGGTACCAGTGAAGTTGTTAGAGTTTAAAGCCCTGAGATAAATGAGACTCAACTTAAACAAACAAAATCCTTGTTTTCAGTCTTCCtatcaatatattttttctatgaaaTCTTACAAGAAGGATAGATTAGAAAGATTGCCCAGTTCTTCAGGAATACTGCCACTGAAGCCACATCCAGCCAGGATCCTAGAAGTTGAAGATTGAAAAAGCAAAAAATATCTGAGCACTAGAAAAACAGTTGCATAAAGTTTAATGGGATCAATGAGTTTTCTTATTAGCTCTTTACAAGATACTCAAACTCTGTAGATCCCCTAATGCTGGAGAGATTGAACCAGTGAGATCTTTATTGAACGAAAGGTCCCTGTAATTAAAACATTAGAAACTCAGGATCTTAATGAACAAATATGAGATTGCTACCTAAGCATCATCAAAATTCCAATGAAACAAAGGAACGGAACTTTTCTGTTGAGTATGGTTAAAAGCCATGTTATTGCATTTGGTTAAATGTAATAAGCTCCCACTAATTAAACCTAACAGAGATTGATAAAACTCACAATGATTTTAGTTCTTTCAGCCCTCCAATGTCACCACCAAGTTTACCTTTTAGGCCCATAGTTGATAATCTCCTAAGGAGGTTGACACACACCATGAGTGAGcttaactaaaatataaaatggcgaagaaaaaaacaaaggtAAGAGCTCGGAAAGGATATTTACAGTGCAGTGACTCTTGAATTGTTGCAGGCCACTCCTTCCCAGGGAGTTCCACACGGATCATTTGATGCTCCCCAGCTTGGTGGTGTGTTTTGCCATTCGTTTTTCAGGGATTCTAGCGCCGCAGCTGCACCAACAACGTGCCAAAGCTCATCAATTAGGAAATGATCAGAAAGATGGTTTTAAAAGTTGGATCAATTGCTCAACAAATCCTTCCCCTGCTTTTGTATATTTCCTAAAGTTTCAAAAGAaagtcaaaaaagaaaaatactctTATAGTCGACACATGGACGAATACCATTGTTATCACATTTCAAAACTacccataaattttcaaatgccACATTAATACCTTTAgccttcaaaaaaaaaaataataaaaatgccTTTTAATTTTGGAACTTTGTGGCGTTTGTTGTAATTTCATATTTTAACTTCAAGGTATTGTTTAGTTGgtgagaaaattggtgtaagaaCTAATGGGAGAAAAATAAGAgtatatatatgaaagaaaatGAGAGTATTTATATGATTTGTTTTCAAATTGGTTATATCCC contains:
- the LOC120090258 gene encoding probable leucine-rich repeat receptor-like protein kinase At5g49770 isoform X2, which codes for MGLKGKLGGDIGGLKELKSLDLSFNKDLTGSISPALGDLQSLSILILAGCGFSGSIPEELGNLSNLSFLALNSNNFTGTIPPSLGKLSNLYWLDLADNQLTGSLPVSTSESPGLDLLLKAKHFHFNKNQLSGSISPKLFSSEMVLIHILFDGNKFSGNIPPTLGLVKTLEVLRLDRNSLTGTVPSNLNNLTNINELNLANNKLTGPLPNLTLMSSLNYVDLSNNSFDSSEAPEWFSNLQSLTTLVVEFGSMRGSVPQGVFSLPQIQQIKLKNNAFSDTLDMGDNVREQLQLVDLQNNNISHFTLGSRYTKTLMLIGNPVCGTDATLSNTNYCQVQNQLVKPYSTSLASCLSKSCPPDEKLSPQSCECAYPFEGTLYFRAPSFRELSNVTLFHSLEMSLWKKLDLTPGSVFIQNPFFNVDDYLQMQLALFPPDGKYFNRSDIQRIGFDLSNQTYKPPREFGPFYFIASPYGFAGTAGGTSISPRVIIGVAIGCAFLVLGLIGVGIYAIRQKKRAEKAIGLSRPFASWAPSGNDSGGAPQLKGARWFSYDELKKCTNNFSMSNEVGSGGYGKVYRGMLVDGQAVAIKRAQQGSMQGGLEFKTEIELLSRVHHKNLLGLVGFCFEQGEQMLVYEFMPNGTLRDSLSGKSGINLDWKRRLRIALGSARGLTYLHELANPPIIHRDVKSTNILLDEHLNAKVADFGLSKLVSDSEKGHVSTQVKGTLGYLDPEYYMTQQLTEKSDVYSFGVVMLELLTAKLPIEKGKYVVREVRMLMNKSEEEYYGLKQIMDVTIINNTTNIIGLGRFLELAMQCVEESAVERPTMSEVVKAIESILQNDGINTNTTSASSSATEFGASKTAPRHPYNDPIPKKDANDSNSFDYSGGYTLSTKVEPK
- the LOC120090258 gene encoding probable leucine-rich repeat receptor-like protein kinase At5g49770 isoform X1 yields the protein MSPVQTLLLFTFFYAGIDTAGSFTDPHDSAALESLKNEWQNTPPSWGASNDPCGTPWEGVACNNSRVTALRLSTMGLKGKLGGDIGGLKELKSLDLSFNKDLTGSISPALGDLQSLSILILAGCGFSGSIPEELGNLSNLSFLALNSNNFTGTIPPSLGKLSNLYWLDLADNQLTGSLPVSTSESPGLDLLLKAKHFHFNKNQLSGSISPKLFSSEMVLIHILFDGNKFSGNIPPTLGLVKTLEVLRLDRNSLTGTVPSNLNNLTNINELNLANNKLTGPLPNLTLMSSLNYVDLSNNSFDSSEAPEWFSNLQSLTTLVVEFGSMRGSVPQGVFSLPQIQQIKLKNNAFSDTLDMGDNVREQLQLVDLQNNNISHFTLGSRYTKTLMLIGNPVCGTDATLSNTNYCQVQNQLVKPYSTSLASCLSKSCPPDEKLSPQSCECAYPFEGTLYFRAPSFRELSNVTLFHSLEMSLWKKLDLTPGSVFIQNPFFNVDDYLQMQLALFPPDGKYFNRSDIQRIGFDLSNQTYKPPREFGPFYFIASPYGFAGTAGGTSISPRVIIGVAIGCAFLVLGLIGVGIYAIRQKKRAEKAIGLSRPFASWAPSGNDSGGAPQLKGARWFSYDELKKCTNNFSMSNEVGSGGYGKVYRGMLVDGQAVAIKRAQQGSMQGGLEFKTEIELLSRVHHKNLLGLVGFCFEQGEQMLVYEFMPNGTLRDSLSGKSGINLDWKRRLRIALGSARGLTYLHELANPPIIHRDVKSTNILLDEHLNAKVADFGLSKLVSDSEKGHVSTQVKGTLGYLDPEYYMTQQLTEKSDVYSFGVVMLELLTAKLPIEKGKYVVREVRMLMNKSEEEYYGLKQIMDVTIINNTTNIIGLGRFLELAMQCVEESAVERPTMSEVVKAIESILQNDGINTNTTSASSSATEFGASKTAPRHPYNDPIPKKDANDSNSFDYSGGYTLSTKVEPK
- the LOC120090258 gene encoding probable leucine-rich repeat receptor-like protein kinase At5g49770 isoform X3; translation: MSPVQTLLLFTFFYAGIDTAGSFTDPHDSAALESLKNEWQNTPPSWGASNDPCGTPWEGVACNNSRVTALRLSTMGLKGKLGGDIGGLKELKSLDLSFNKDLTGSISPALGDLQSLSILILAGCGFSGSIPEELGNLSNLSFLALNSNNFTGTIPPSLGKLSNLYWLDLADNQLTGSLPVSTSESPGLDLLLKAKHFHFNKNQLSGSISPKLFSSEMVLIHILFDGNKFSGNIPPTLGLVKTLEVLRLDRNSLTGTVPSNLNNLTNINELNLANNKLTGPLPNLTLMSSLNYVDLSNNSFDSSEAPEWFSNLQSLTTLVVEFGSMRGSVPQGVFSLPQIQQIKLKNNAFSDTLDMGDNVREQLQLVDLQNNNISHFTLGSRYTKTLMLIGNPVCGTDATLSNTNYCQVQNQLVKPYSTSLASCLSKSCPPDEKLSPQSCECAYPFEGTLYFRAPSFRELSNVTLFHSLEMSLWKKLDLTPGSVFIQNPFFNVDDYLQMQLALFPPDGKYFNRSDIQRIGFDLSNQTYKPPREFGPFYFIASPYGFAGTAGGTSISPRVIIGVAIGCAFLVLGLIGVGIYAIRQKKRAEKAIGLSRPFASWAPSGNDSGGAPQLKGARWFSYDELKKCTNNFSMSNEVGSGGYGKVYRGMLVDGQAVAIKRAQQGSMQGGLEFKTEIELLSRVHHKNLLGLVGFCFEQGEQMLVYEFMPNGTLRDSLSGLFGS